The Lactuca sativa cultivar Salinas chromosome 2, Lsat_Salinas_v11, whole genome shotgun sequence genome includes the window AACATGTATTATCCTCCTAACCTGCAAGACGCAATGAAAGGTAAGAAGGATAGGAAACAAATCATCAACGAAGTTTGTCGAGAGGACCTTAGAGATAAAGTAGAGTGCCTATACTAAATAACGAAGTAAAAGATGTTCAATGTTATCGGATGGATCCATGGTGCAAAAAGACATCATCAACTTCATGTGAGCTCCCAAAAGGGTTCGGTATTCAAGAGGTCACTTGATTTTTCGATGTTTCAAAAGATGTAGATTTGTTGTTCCGTATTCTTGATAAAATGGTAGAGGAAGTTGGTGAAAAAAATGTGGTACAAGTGGTGACCGATAATGAATGCATCAGCTTATGAGAAGGCGAGTaagatttttaacttttaaccttAGTCTTTTATCTTTTATGAATGTTAATATCTTGTCTAATGGCATCTACTTTTTATCTATAAACTTTGTAGGGAAGTTGATGGAAGCTGAAAGACCAAATCTTTATTGGACACCATGTGCTACACATTGCCTAGATTTGATGTTGGCAGATATTGGCAAACAAGTTCCAAGAGTGAAAAGTGCATTAAAGAAGTTCACAAACCAAAGAAACTTACATAGGTCGGCTATCACAAGATTTGCAACATCATTCATCACTCTTGCACTAATCCACAAACAGAGAACCAATTTGAGTAATATGGTGATTTCTAAAGAGTAGGAAACATCTAGGTGGTCTTCAGACGGGAAGGGGATAAAAGTTAAAGGCTACTTTATGCAATAAACATTTTGGAGAAATGTACATTATGCTGTTAAGTTGACGAGTCCACTAATTAAGGTTCTTAGGATTGTTGATGAAGAAAAATATCCGGCCATGGGCTGCATTTATGAGGCCATGGATATGGCTAAGGAGGCCATTCATGATAGCTTTTCGAAACCGGATGACTACAAGACAACTTTTTATAAAGATGTAAGTGGGGTAGCTTGTGAAGAAGTAGAAAAACGTTTGTATGATTGCATTATGAGGCTTGTTCCCCAGCAACGAGATCAAGACAAGATTTCAAAGGAATTGGATAAATATCAGAATGCACAAAGACTATTTGGTAATCCTATGGCTGATAGACATCGGGAAACAAAATGACCATGTAAATTCctacttaattttttttcttctaaattCTAATTTATAGTCTTTgactttatgttttttttatagttGATTGGTGGGAGCATATGGATCATCAACTCCTAATCTAAAAAATTTTGCTATAAAGGTTCTTAGTCTCACTTGTAGTGCTATAAGTTGTGAaagaaattaaagtgtttttcaACATGTAagtcttttttttacatgttttcTATGTTTTACAAATAAATCAGTTTTTTACAGAAAATTTGTGTTTTAAAGAGAAACCAGTTTTTTTCTTCAGAAAGAAAAATTTTTTGCTGGAATTTGTTTATATTGCTGGAAAatctgtttcttttttttttcgaaaattatgttttttttttcttactttctTTGATTAGTGAAGTGGTAGAGGTCACTGGAGCTATTATGCCTCGTCAAATGCTTCCCAATCTTGTAATCCTTTACAGAAAAACCATATAGATCAAATTCAACGGATACAATATTATCTCGACAAAACTTACATACAGATACAAGGTTTTTGAGAACATTTGGAGTGTGGAGTATTGTCTTTTAGGTGTATAGGTTTGGATGGGTGAGGTAATAGGGTGTGACCTGATACTTGATTACCATTTCCAATAAACACAGACTTAATAGAAGACATACAGGGAGTAGAAATTTTACTTGCGTCCGCGATAAGGTGAGTGGTAGCTCCTCAGTCCATATAGTCCATGTACCACTGGTTGTCGTTGGGGTCAAGATTCACGGCAGAAAGTTGCCCAAGGTGTGGCCCATCCTCGTTAAGTAGGATATGGGCAAGGTGGTGGGGAAGCCCACCAAGGAGCAGCCGAAAAGGGTGATGGGAAATTGGACCATGGGGGTCAATTTTGACCAGATGAGTGCACCGATTGTTCAAATACGAGGGAGCTGTCGATTTTTGACCAGACGAAGGACCGCGATGAGTGGGTTGATTTCTGCCTCTTTTGAGAACCAGATGGAGAAAATCGTCGACTAGTGTTACGTGGATGAGATTGGCGACTCTTGTTAACAGAATCACGTCATGGCATAGAGTTGGACGGTGGTTCATGATAACGATGGCAGCAACCTCCATAGGCGAGTGGTTGTCCTGGGCACTTTGGCGCTGGTTCTCAAGTTGTAGCATGAAGCAGGCGGTATCCCATGTAAGTAAGGTTGGTTGATGTAGGCAGCCACGGTGTCGAATTCGAAGGTTAGACCACGACCCAGTTGTACAACGAGACGATTCTCGTTGACTAGGCATTCCACATCGTTAAGCTGACTAGATAGGTCTTTGAGGCGTTGGCAATATGCTTCAAGGGATGTCATGGCTCAGAGTGTCATGTTGTTGAACTCGTGCTCTAGGGTTGCAGCCCGAGAGCCcttattgttgaggaagatgTTTTAAACTTTGGACCAAGTTTCGTATGCAGTGGAGTCTGGTTCAAGCATTCGAGCAAGAAGGTCATCAGAAATTGTCCCATAGATCCACTGAAGGATGATAGCATCGATTTCTGATCAGGCTGGATATGTCTTAGCTGGAGGATTTGTACCATCGATGTGGGAGAGGACTTTGTAACCTTTAGTGTGAAGTGTGAACAGTCTTACCCATGAAGAGTACGTGACCTTAGTGCCATCTAGAATCCGTACcttgttctgtatgtttgttacAGTGTAAGCTGGGTGGATTGATTTGATGGGGTTGGGTTATTCGGACATCTTGGAATATTAGGAGATGGCGGACAAGACTAAaaaagaaatggacaagaaaatGGCATGGCCATGGCTGTGGAAGGAGAATAAAATCGGTAATGAGCCCTTGGCTCTAATACCATGTAATTGTTTGAGATTCGAATGCCCATCTCATTGATATTCCACTTAATATATTCTGAGAATTATAGAGAGAAAGGGGGAAACCTAACAAACTAGAGCTAAATATGGTACAGACCATGGACAATAATTACATAGAATACAATATAGAAATCTGAAATATATGGCAGGTATATTTCGGCTAATAACAACCACCTTAACTAAAACCCAAATATTAACTTTCTAGAAGGTATAAAGCATAATTCGTCTCCCAAATATAAACTTTCTAGAAGGTACAAAGCATAATGTCTTTAAATCTAGTAAAATAATACTGTTTAGTTGAATTTAATTAATAGGTAAATCTAATTAATTAGTATAAAAATATTGGTGTTAAAATGACGTAGCATAAACCGAAATTTAATATAagtacatatttaaaaaaaacaaacatgttGTGCATGCCTTATAGGCAtgtaaagtatatatatatatatatatatatatatatatatatatatatatatatatatatatatatatatatttatttcttAAAAAGATGTTTTTTTTACGCGGTAATGTTTGGTGGATAGTGGATACTTTAGACAAAagtaaattttaaatattatatattcggtgtattgaaaaaaaaagagtatttatatatataattcttgACCTCGTCATTGAGGTAGCTGTTCTTGAAGAAACTACAGTCATAGTCATGGGGAAGCTATGGTTATTATTTCTCTTCTTAATTTTTGCAACCACAAACTTGTGTTTTGGTTGTTTGGAAGAAGAGAGGCAAGCTCTTCTCCAATTCAAACATAGCCTTGCACCCAAACCTTCTGGTAGACTATCATCATGGAAAGGAAACAAGTGTTGTGAGTGGCAAGGCATCGGATGCGATAATGCAACCGGACATGTTACCATGCTTGATCTCGGAAGCAATATTTCCAGTTCTTACATGCAATTAGAGGGAAACGAGTTGAATTCGAATTTGGTCGAGTTGACTCATTTGAGTTACATGGACTTGAGTGGGGTCCTTTTTCGCAGCATCCCGATTCCGGACTTCATCGGGTCGATGACACAACTCAGATATCTGTATCTTTATTTCGCAGGATTTTCTGGCATCATTCCTCATGGAATTGGAAATCTGTCGAGTTTGCGGGAATTAGATCTTTCTGGAAACCAATTGACAGGTTCGATTCCAACATCTTTTGGAAACCTGGTGATGCTTCGGAAACTAGATTTATCTCTGAACCTGTTAAACGGTCCGATTCCATTCTCCCTTGGACGACTATCGAATCTAGAAATCTTGTATCTCAACTCCAATTCATTGTCTGAGATTCCGTTGTCGATAGGAAACCTCTCACAACTCCAGTTTCTCGATTTATCAAAAAACCTATTACAAATCCCTCTTCCGGATACCATCGGACAGCTttctaaacttgaatttctcgaTATATCCAACACTTCTTTATCGGGTGTAATCACCGAAGCCCATTTTGCCAACACATCAATGTTAAAACACTTGGATGCAAGGTGGAACCATATGTTGAGCTTCACGATTTCATCTGATTGGAACCCTCCTTTCCAAATTAGAAACATTCTACTCGAATCTTGCAAAATCGAATCAGAATTTCCATCATGGATTCGAATGCAACGGAGTCTTGTGATTCTAAACCTTTCTAATACTAGCATTTTTGGAGCTCTTCCAGTTTGGCTTCGCGACCTCCCTATCATCATGATCCTTGATCTCTCCCACAACTTTCTCAATGGTCCGTTGACAAACCTTCCATCCAACCGAACAACCGAGTCCTTTACAACTTTTCCCTTTACCGAACGCTTAGTAGGTTATGGGAGAGGATCCGCATTGTTGGTTCTTAGGAACAACCTCTTCAACGGATCGATTCCAGATTCATTGTGTTATGCTACAAAGATCTATGTTCTAGATCTTTCTAAAAATATGCTATCCGGGACCCTTCCTGATTGTATCGGAGATCTCCTTGAACTGAATTGTATTGTATTAAGCTCCAACCGGCTATCGGGTGTCATTCCAAGCTCTTTAGGCAATCTTGGTTCTTCACTAAATTGGTTACAACTAAACAACAATAGCTTCCATGGCGAACTTCCAGAAACTCTAGCAAACTGCACAGATTTGGATCTGTTGGATTTGGGTGAAAACCAATTCTCTGGAAGCATTCCAAAATGGTTGGGTGAAAAGGTCATGTTTATGAGAGTTCTCAGGCTACATAAAAACAACTTCACAGGTCCAATTCCTTTAGAGCTGTGTGAAAGCAGTGAACTTCAAATCATGGATCTTGGAGACAACAACTTAACAGGAACGATCCCTTTCTGTTTCCAGAAGTTGAGTGGAATGACCGGAGGCTACTCTGACATGGATTTTTTAGGCAGATTCGAGCAGAGTTTGACTCAGGTAATGAAAGGAGTTGCACTCGAGTATACAACGAAGATAAAATACATCGTGAACATGGACCTTTCAAGCAATAAACTGGTAGGGGAAATACCCAAGGAATTGGTACTTCTTGCAGGATTGGTTGGTCTTAACCTCTCAAACAATCACCTCACGGGTCGCATTCCAGATAGAAT containing:
- the LOC122196657 gene encoding receptor-like protein EIX2 yields the protein MGKLWLLFLFLIFATTNLCFGCLEEERQALLQFKHSLAPKPSGRLSSWKGNKCCEWQGIGCDNATGHVTMLDLGSNISSSYMQLEGNELNSNLVELTHLSYMDLSGVLFRSIPIPDFIGSMTQLRYLYLYFAGFSGIIPHGIGNLSSLRELDLSGNQLTGSIPTSFGNLVMLRKLDLSLNLLNGPIPFSLGRLSNLEILYLNSNSLSEIPLSIGNLSQLQFLDLSKNLLQIPLPDTIGQLSKLEFLDISNTSLSGVITEAHFANTSMLKHLDARWNHMLSFTISSDWNPPFQIRNILLESCKIESEFPSWIRMQRSLVILNLSNTSIFGALPVWLRDLPIIMILDLSHNFLNGPLTNLPSNRTTESFTTFPFTERLVGYGRGSALLVLRNNLFNGSIPDSLCYATKIYVLDLSKNMLSGTLPDCIGDLLELNCIVLSSNRLSGVIPSSLGNLGSSLNWLQLNNNSFHGELPETLANCTDLDLLDLGENQFSGSIPKWLGEKVMFMRVLRLHKNNFTGPIPLELCESSELQIMDLGDNNLTGTIPFCFQKLSGMTGGYSDMDFLGRFEQSLTQVMKGVALEYTTKIKYIVNMDLSSNKLVGEIPKELVLLAGLVGLNLSNNHLTGRIPDRIGDMKSLFSLDLSVNSLSGMIPQSMSALTSLSQLNLSHNKLSGQIPTGSQLQTLIDPSIYAANNQLCGSPLPTSCKHDQVLEVGRNTEEDEDDDGFEMMWIYGVTSGFTTGFMGILGILVLKNRWRHAFFNFVGGYIGKKL